From the genome of Patagioenas fasciata isolate bPatFas1 chromosome 17, bPatFas1.hap1, whole genome shotgun sequence, one region includes:
- the RNF215 gene encoding RING finger protein 215: protein MAAVRAALLAPLLALCRAGPGLSPAARVEVAVTGPGDGPGAAAGPAGSYTLRGAVLGAGGGRAGPGRGAPREEEEEEEIRGRLLLVGDAEPELGAADSWIGVVPVGEEPAELPRGAKEESFTAAVVSKMKRALVLGASALLILALNQNAIRELDVSQLLAKPVIVIQSSDNVTKLLGALLRGLRATAKITYQAVLLENLGVTLTLWSTCGLSRGGLYGEWQGVICPGDSSSQVQKYLQQLWNTILLIALLLCTGVMVQAQRQSRQDPSEQDAELDLKQHIRRRLSALKTRRYHPGKALRSRACEIDSCAVCLDQFHKSQCLRVLPCSHEFHRDCVDPWLLLRQTCPLCKRNILGNCCTES, encoded by the exons ATGGCGGCGGTGCGGGCCGCGCTGCTGGCGCCGCTGCTGGCGCtgtgccgggccgggccgggcctctCGCCCGCCGCCCGCGTCGAGGTGGCGGTGACGGGGCCGGGGGACGGGccgggggcggccgcggggcccGCCGGCTCCTACACGCTGCGCGGGGCCGTGCTgggcgcggggggcggccgggccgggccgggccggggggcccctcgggaggaggaggaggaggaggagatccggGGCCGCCTGCTGCTG GTGGGGGATGCAGAGCCGGAGCTGGGCGCTGCCGACAGCTGGATCGGCGTGGTGCCAGTGGGTGAGGAGCCGGCCGAGCTGCCCCGCGGTGCCAAGGAGGAGTCCTTCACCGCCGCCGTCGTCAGCAAG ATGAAGCGAGCCCTGGTGCTGGGTGCCTCGGCGCTGCTCATCCTGGCGCTGAACCAGAACGCCATCCGGGAG CTTGACGTTTCCCAGCTCCTGGCCAAGCCCGTGATCGTGATCCAGTCCTCGGACAACGTCACCAAGCTGCTGGGAGCGCTGCTGCG GGGACTCCGGGCAACGGCGAAGATCACATACCAGGCGGTGCTGCTGGAGAACCTG GGAGTGACCCTCACGCTCTGGTCAACCTGCGGCCTCTCCCGCGGGGGCCTCTATGGCGAGTGGCAGGGGGTCatctgccctggggacagcagctcgCAGGTGCAG AAGTACCTGCAGCAGCTGTGGAACACGATCCTGCTGATCGCCCTGCTGCTCTGCACCGGTGTGATGGTGCAGGCCCAGCGCCAGTCGCGGCAGGACCCGTCAGagcaggatgccgag CTGGACCTGAAGCAGCACATTCGGCGGCGGCTGTCGGCACTGAAAACGCGGCGCTACCATCCCGGCAAAGCGCTGCGGAGCCGGGCCTGTGAGATCGACAGCTGCGCCGTCTGCTTGGACCAGTTCCACAAGAGCCAG TGTCTGCGGGTGCTGCCCTGCTCCCACGAGTTCCACCGGGACTGCGTGGACCCCTGGCTGCTCCTGCGGCAGACCTGCCCCCTCTGCAAGCGCAACATCCTGG GGAACTGCTGCACGGAGAGCTag
- the SEC14L2 gene encoding SEC14-like protein 2 isoform X2: MSGRVGELSPRQAEALAQFRENLQDVLPSLPAQDDYFLLKWLRARCFDLPKAEAMLRKHLEVRKHMDADNIIAWEAPEVIRKYMAGGMCGYDREGSPIWYDIVGPLDAKGLLFSASKQDLLKNKFRDCEMLRRECERQSQKLGKKIETVLMVYDCEGLGLKHLWKPAIDTYGELLSMFEENYPESLKRLFIIKANWKEVLQQYIDPAQIPVEYGGTLTDPNGDPKCSSKINYGGDVPQHYYVRDQLSQQYEHTVVVNRGSSHQLEYEILFPGCVLRWQFRSEGADVGFGVYLKTKVGERQRAGEMTEVFPSQRYNAHMVPEDGSLTCSTPGIYVLRFDNTYSYLHAKRVSYSVQVLLPDASSAQQIQQLGDKLGEVALSHSP; this comes from the exons ATGAGCGGCCGCGTCGGGGAGCTCAGCCCGCGGCAGGCGGAGGCGCTGGCCCAG TTTCGGGAGAACCTGCAGGACGTGCTGCCCTCCCTGCCCGCCCAGGACGACTATTTCCTCCTGAAATGGCTTCGAG CGCGCTGCTTCGACCTGCCCAAGGCAGAGGCGATGCTCCGCAAG CATCTCGAGGTACGGAAGCACATGGATGCCGACAACATCATCGCCTGGGAGGCCCCCGAG GTGATCAGGAAGTACATGGCGGGGGGCATGTGCGGCTACGACCGGGAGGGCAGCCCCATCTGGTACGACATCGTGGGGCCGCTGGACGCCAAGGGGCTGCTGTTCTCCGCCTCCAAGCAGGACCTGCTCAAGAACAAGTTCCGCGACTGCGAGATGCTGCGGCGCGAGTGCGAGCGCCAGAGCCAGAAG CTGGGGAAGAAGATCGAGACAGTGCTGATGGTGTACGACTGCGAGGGCCTGGGCTTGAAGCACCTCTGGAAACCAGCCATAGACACCTATGGGGAG CTCCTGTCCATGTTTGAGGAGAATTACCCCGAGTCCCTCAAGCGCCTGTTTATCATCAAGG CCAACTGGAAGGAGGTCCTGCAGCAGTACATTGACCCCGCGCAGATCCCGGTGGAGTACGGAGGCACCCTGACGGACCCCAACGGGGACCCCAAGTGCTCCAGCAAG ATCAACTACGGGGGGGACGTGCCCCAGCACTACTATGTGCGGGACCAGCTGTCGCAGCAGTATGAGCACACGGTGGTGGTCAACCGCGGCTCGTCCCACCAGCTCGAGTACGAGATCCTCTTCCCCGGCTGCGTCCTCCG GTGGCAGTTCAGGTCAGAGGGGGCTGATGTGGGTTTCGGGGTGTACCTGAAGACCAAGGTGGGGGAGCGGCAGCGGGCGGGCGAGATGACCGAGGTGTTCCCCAGCCAGCGCTACAACGCACACATGGTGCCCGAGGACgggtccctcacctgctccaccCCTGGCATCT ACGTCCTGCGCTTCGACAACACCTACAGTTACCTCCACGCCAAGCGGGTGAGCTACAGCGTCCAGGTGCTGCTGCCCGACGCCTCTTCCGCTCAGCAGATCCAGCAGCTGGGGGACAAGCTGGGCGAGGTGGCCCTGAGCCACAGCCCCTAG
- the SEC14L2 gene encoding SEC14-like protein 2 isoform X1, translating to MSGRVGELSPRQAEALAQFRENLQDVLPSLPAQDDYFLLKWLRARCFDLPKAEAMLRKHLEVRKHMDADNIIAWEAPEVIRKYMAGGMCGYDREGSPIWYDIVGPLDAKGLLFSASKQDLLKNKFRDCEMLRRECERQSQKLGKKIETVLMVYDCEGLGLKHLWKPAIDTYGELLSMFEENYPESLKRLFIIKAPKIFPVAYNLVKPLLSEDTRKKVVVLGSNWKEVLQQYIDPAQIPVEYGGTLTDPNGDPKCSSKINYGGDVPQHYYVRDQLSQQYEHTVVVNRGSSHQLEYEILFPGCVLRWQFRSEGADVGFGVYLKTKVGERQRAGEMTEVFPSQRYNAHMVPEDGSLTCSTPGIYVLRFDNTYSYLHAKRVSYSVQVLLPDASSAQQIQQLGDKLGEVALSHSP from the exons ATGAGCGGCCGCGTCGGGGAGCTCAGCCCGCGGCAGGCGGAGGCGCTGGCCCAG TTTCGGGAGAACCTGCAGGACGTGCTGCCCTCCCTGCCCGCCCAGGACGACTATTTCCTCCTGAAATGGCTTCGAG CGCGCTGCTTCGACCTGCCCAAGGCAGAGGCGATGCTCCGCAAG CATCTCGAGGTACGGAAGCACATGGATGCCGACAACATCATCGCCTGGGAGGCCCCCGAG GTGATCAGGAAGTACATGGCGGGGGGCATGTGCGGCTACGACCGGGAGGGCAGCCCCATCTGGTACGACATCGTGGGGCCGCTGGACGCCAAGGGGCTGCTGTTCTCCGCCTCCAAGCAGGACCTGCTCAAGAACAAGTTCCGCGACTGCGAGATGCTGCGGCGCGAGTGCGAGCGCCAGAGCCAGAAG CTGGGGAAGAAGATCGAGACAGTGCTGATGGTGTACGACTGCGAGGGCCTGGGCTTGAAGCACCTCTGGAAACCAGCCATAGACACCTATGGGGAG CTCCTGTCCATGTTTGAGGAGAATTACCCCGAGTCCCTCAAGCGCCTGTTTATCATCAAGG cccccaagATCTTCCCCGTGGCCTACAACCTGGTCAAGCCCCTCCTGAGCGAGGACACCCGCAAGAAGGTCGTGGTGCTGGGAT CCAACTGGAAGGAGGTCCTGCAGCAGTACATTGACCCCGCGCAGATCCCGGTGGAGTACGGAGGCACCCTGACGGACCCCAACGGGGACCCCAAGTGCTCCAGCAAG ATCAACTACGGGGGGGACGTGCCCCAGCACTACTATGTGCGGGACCAGCTGTCGCAGCAGTATGAGCACACGGTGGTGGTCAACCGCGGCTCGTCCCACCAGCTCGAGTACGAGATCCTCTTCCCCGGCTGCGTCCTCCG GTGGCAGTTCAGGTCAGAGGGGGCTGATGTGGGTTTCGGGGTGTACCTGAAGACCAAGGTGGGGGAGCGGCAGCGGGCGGGCGAGATGACCGAGGTGTTCCCCAGCCAGCGCTACAACGCACACATGGTGCCCGAGGACgggtccctcacctgctccaccCCTGGCATCT ACGTCCTGCGCTTCGACAACACCTACAGTTACCTCCACGCCAAGCGGGTGAGCTACAGCGTCCAGGTGCTGCTGCCCGACGCCTCTTCCGCTCAGCAGATCCAGCAGCTGGGGGACAAGCTGGGCGAGGTGGCCCTGAGCCACAGCCCCTAG
- the SEC14L2 gene encoding SEC14-like protein 2 isoform X3 → MSGRVGELSPRQAEALAQHLEVRKHMDADNIIAWEAPEVIRKYMAGGMCGYDREGSPIWYDIVGPLDAKGLLFSASKQDLLKNKFRDCEMLRRECERQSQKLGKKIETVLMVYDCEGLGLKHLWKPAIDTYGELLSMFEENYPESLKRLFIIKAPKIFPVAYNLVKPLLSEDTRKKVVVLGSNWKEVLQQYIDPAQIPVEYGGTLTDPNGDPKCSSKINYGGDVPQHYYVRDQLSQQYEHTVVVNRGSSHQLEYEILFPGCVLRWQFRSEGADVGFGVYLKTKVGERQRAGEMTEVFPSQRYNAHMVPEDGSLTCSTPGIYVLRFDNTYSYLHAKRVSYSVQVLLPDASSAQQIQQLGDKLGEVALSHSP, encoded by the exons ATGAGCGGCCGCGTCGGGGAGCTCAGCCCGCGGCAGGCGGAGGCGCTGGCCCAG CATCTCGAGGTACGGAAGCACATGGATGCCGACAACATCATCGCCTGGGAGGCCCCCGAG GTGATCAGGAAGTACATGGCGGGGGGCATGTGCGGCTACGACCGGGAGGGCAGCCCCATCTGGTACGACATCGTGGGGCCGCTGGACGCCAAGGGGCTGCTGTTCTCCGCCTCCAAGCAGGACCTGCTCAAGAACAAGTTCCGCGACTGCGAGATGCTGCGGCGCGAGTGCGAGCGCCAGAGCCAGAAG CTGGGGAAGAAGATCGAGACAGTGCTGATGGTGTACGACTGCGAGGGCCTGGGCTTGAAGCACCTCTGGAAACCAGCCATAGACACCTATGGGGAG CTCCTGTCCATGTTTGAGGAGAATTACCCCGAGTCCCTCAAGCGCCTGTTTATCATCAAGG cccccaagATCTTCCCCGTGGCCTACAACCTGGTCAAGCCCCTCCTGAGCGAGGACACCCGCAAGAAGGTCGTGGTGCTGGGAT CCAACTGGAAGGAGGTCCTGCAGCAGTACATTGACCCCGCGCAGATCCCGGTGGAGTACGGAGGCACCCTGACGGACCCCAACGGGGACCCCAAGTGCTCCAGCAAG ATCAACTACGGGGGGGACGTGCCCCAGCACTACTATGTGCGGGACCAGCTGTCGCAGCAGTATGAGCACACGGTGGTGGTCAACCGCGGCTCGTCCCACCAGCTCGAGTACGAGATCCTCTTCCCCGGCTGCGTCCTCCG GTGGCAGTTCAGGTCAGAGGGGGCTGATGTGGGTTTCGGGGTGTACCTGAAGACCAAGGTGGGGGAGCGGCAGCGGGCGGGCGAGATGACCGAGGTGTTCCCCAGCCAGCGCTACAACGCACACATGGTGCCCGAGGACgggtccctcacctgctccaccCCTGGCATCT ACGTCCTGCGCTTCGACAACACCTACAGTTACCTCCACGCCAAGCGGGTGAGCTACAGCGTCCAGGTGCTGCTGCCCGACGCCTCTTCCGCTCAGCAGATCCAGCAGCTGGGGGACAAGCTGGGCGAGGTGGCCCTGAGCCACAGCCCCTAG
- the MTFP1 gene encoding mitochondrial fission process protein 1, which translates to MGAEEPDLYRDTWVRYLGYANEVGESFRPLVPVSVVWASYGVATAYVTADAIDKGRKAATAHAQDPAQATRVGVAVVDTFVWQGLASVAIPGFTINRLCAASLALLGTLTRWPLPLRRWTTTALGLAAIPFIITPIDRTVDFLMDSSLRKLYGAPGEPPAPH; encoded by the exons ATGGGGGCGGAGGAGCCCGACCTCTACCGGGACACGTGGGTCCGGTACCTGG GTTACGCCAACGAGGTGGGCGAGTCGTTCCGGCCGCTGGTGCCGGTGTCGGTGGTGTGGGCCAGCTATGGCGTGGCCACCGCCTACGTGACCGCCGACGCCATTGACAAGGGCCGCAAAGCTGCCACC GCCCACGCACAGGACCCTGCACAGGCCACGCGGGTGGGGGTGGCCGTGGTGGACACCTTCGTGTGGCAGGGCCTGGCCTCGGTGGCCATCCCCGGCTTCACCATCAACCGCCTGTGTGCCGCCTCGCTGGCCCTGCTGGGCACCCTCACCCGCTGGCCGCTGCCCCTGCGCCGCTGGACCACCACGGCCCTGGGGCTGGCCGCCATCCCCTTCATCATCACCCCCATCGACAG AACCGTGGATTTCCTGATGGACTCCAGCCTCCGCAAGCTCTATGGGGCACCAGGAGAGCCCCCGGCCCCACACTGA
- the GAL3ST1 gene encoding galactosylceramide sulfotransferase isoform X2: protein MLHHGKPWRSMCKGLILGTLLTSFMLLLYSYAITPLQVSVTEIPVPSSCSSYPAPAQVPPAANGTGSPSARSCLPKRNIMFMKTHKTASSTILNILFRFGEKHHLRFAFPNGRNDFYYPSYFERSQVQHYRPGACFNIIGNHMRFHYEEVRKLLPADTTFVTVLRDPAYLFESSFHYFGRIIPLTWKLTGEDKLAEFLRDPWHYYDPNGFNAHYLLNLLFFDLGYDNNMNANSPLVEEHIQEIDRRFHLVMLLEYFDESLVLLKDLLCWQLEDVLYFKLNARKGSTVSHLTPELYEKATSWNLIDAKLYRYFNATFWRKVEAYGRERMAKDVAELRRENEKMKSICIDGGQAVDASAIQESSMQPWQPLGEKSILGYNLKKKINKKHQKLCRKMLTPELQYLTDLGVNLWITKLWSRVRDFLKW from the exons ATGCTGCACCATGGGAAGCCCTGGAGGTCCATGTGCAAGGGgctcatcctggggaccctcctgaCCAGCTTCATGCTGCTGCTCTACTCCTACGCCATCACCCCGCTGCAAGTCAGCGTCACAGA GATCCCcgtcccctcctcctgctcctcctacCCAGCCCCTGCCCAGGTGCCGCCAGCAGCCAATGGCACGGGCAGCCCCTCGGCACGGAGCTGCCTGCCCAAGCGGAACATCATGTTCATGAAGACCCACAAGACGGCCAGCAGCACCATCCTCAACATCCTATTCCGCTTCGGCGAGAAGCATCACTTGAGATTTGCCTTCCCCAACGGCCGCAATGATTTCTACTACCCCTCCTACTTTGAGCGCAGCCAGGTGCAGCACTACCGGCCGGGCGCCTGCTTCAACATCATCGGCAACCACATGCGCTTCCACTACGAGGAGGTGCGCAAGCTCCTGCCGGCGGACACCACCTTCGTGACGGTGCTGCGGGACCCTGCCTACCTCTTCGAGTCCTCCTTCCACTACTTTGGGCGCATCATCCCCCTCACCTGGAAGCTGACAGGAGAGGACAAGCTGGCCGAGTTCCTCCGGGACCCCTGGCACTACTACGACCCCAATGGGTTCAACGCTCACTACCTCCTAAATCTCCTCTTCTTCGACCTGGGCTACGACAACAACATGAACGCCAACAGCCCGCTGGTGGAGGAGCACATCCAGGAGATAGATCGCCGGTTCCACCTCGTCATGTTGCTCGAGTACTTTGACGAGTCCCTGGTGCTGCTGAAGGACctgctgtgctggcagctggAGGATGTCCTCTACTTCAAGCTCAATGCCCGCAAGGGTTCCACGGTCTCTCACCTGACACCGGAACTCTACGAGAAGGCCACCTCCTGGAACCTCATCGATGCCAAGCTCTACCGCTATTTTAATGCCACCTTCTGGCGTAAAGTGGAGGCCTACGGGAGGGAGCGGATGGCCAAGGACGTGGCCGAGCTGCGGCGGGAGAATGAGAAGATGAAAAGCATCTGCATCGATGGGGGACAGGCCGTGGACGCCAGTGCCATCCAGGagtcctccatgcagccctgGCAGCCGCTGGGGGAGAAGTCCATTCTGGGCTACAACCTGAAGAAGAAGATCAACAAGAAGCACCAGAAGCTGTGCCGCAAGATGCTGACGCCCGAACTCCAGTACCTGACCGACCTGGGGGTCAACCTCTGGATCACCAAGCTATGGAGCCGCGTGCGGGACTTCCTGAAGTGGTAG
- the GAL3ST1 gene encoding galactosylceramide sulfotransferase isoform X1 codes for MGVQGWGGGRVSALSSGGAPGRWALLAAPGSGCHRHGWRVPSSCRRGHPCCNAVAGVPELPVPPASPACGERQWQVAEQVTRMLHHGKPWRSMCKGLILGTLLTSFMLLLYSYAITPLQVSVTEIPVPSSCSSYPAPAQVPPAANGTGSPSARSCLPKRNIMFMKTHKTASSTILNILFRFGEKHHLRFAFPNGRNDFYYPSYFERSQVQHYRPGACFNIIGNHMRFHYEEVRKLLPADTTFVTVLRDPAYLFESSFHYFGRIIPLTWKLTGEDKLAEFLRDPWHYYDPNGFNAHYLLNLLFFDLGYDNNMNANSPLVEEHIQEIDRRFHLVMLLEYFDESLVLLKDLLCWQLEDVLYFKLNARKGSTVSHLTPELYEKATSWNLIDAKLYRYFNATFWRKVEAYGRERMAKDVAELRRENEKMKSICIDGGQAVDASAIQESSMQPWQPLGEKSILGYNLKKKINKKHQKLCRKMLTPELQYLTDLGVNLWITKLWSRVRDFLKW; via the exons atgggggtgcagggctgggggggtggcCGGGTCTCTGCCCTCAGCTCGGGGGGTGCTCCTGGTCGCTGGGCTCTGCTCGCAGCCCCCGGCAGCGGGTGCCACCGTCACGGATGGCGCGTCCCCTCATCCTGCCGCAGAGGACATCCCTGCTGCAATGCAGTGGCTGGAGTGCCGGAGCTGCCGGTGCCCCCCGCGTCCCCGGCCTGCGGCGAGCGGCAGTGGCAGGTGGCCGAGCAG GTGACCAGGATGCTGCACCATGGGAAGCCCTGGAGGTCCATGTGCAAGGGgctcatcctggggaccctcctgaCCAGCTTCATGCTGCTGCTCTACTCCTACGCCATCACCCCGCTGCAAGTCAGCGTCACAGA GATCCCcgtcccctcctcctgctcctcctacCCAGCCCCTGCCCAGGTGCCGCCAGCAGCCAATGGCACGGGCAGCCCCTCGGCACGGAGCTGCCTGCCCAAGCGGAACATCATGTTCATGAAGACCCACAAGACGGCCAGCAGCACCATCCTCAACATCCTATTCCGCTTCGGCGAGAAGCATCACTTGAGATTTGCCTTCCCCAACGGCCGCAATGATTTCTACTACCCCTCCTACTTTGAGCGCAGCCAGGTGCAGCACTACCGGCCGGGCGCCTGCTTCAACATCATCGGCAACCACATGCGCTTCCACTACGAGGAGGTGCGCAAGCTCCTGCCGGCGGACACCACCTTCGTGACGGTGCTGCGGGACCCTGCCTACCTCTTCGAGTCCTCCTTCCACTACTTTGGGCGCATCATCCCCCTCACCTGGAAGCTGACAGGAGAGGACAAGCTGGCCGAGTTCCTCCGGGACCCCTGGCACTACTACGACCCCAATGGGTTCAACGCTCACTACCTCCTAAATCTCCTCTTCTTCGACCTGGGCTACGACAACAACATGAACGCCAACAGCCCGCTGGTGGAGGAGCACATCCAGGAGATAGATCGCCGGTTCCACCTCGTCATGTTGCTCGAGTACTTTGACGAGTCCCTGGTGCTGCTGAAGGACctgctgtgctggcagctggAGGATGTCCTCTACTTCAAGCTCAATGCCCGCAAGGGTTCCACGGTCTCTCACCTGACACCGGAACTCTACGAGAAGGCCACCTCCTGGAACCTCATCGATGCCAAGCTCTACCGCTATTTTAATGCCACCTTCTGGCGTAAAGTGGAGGCCTACGGGAGGGAGCGGATGGCCAAGGACGTGGCCGAGCTGCGGCGGGAGAATGAGAAGATGAAAAGCATCTGCATCGATGGGGGACAGGCCGTGGACGCCAGTGCCATCCAGGagtcctccatgcagccctgGCAGCCGCTGGGGGAGAAGTCCATTCTGGGCTACAACCTGAAGAAGAAGATCAACAAGAAGCACCAGAAGCTGTGCCGCAAGATGCTGACGCCCGAACTCCAGTACCTGACCGACCTGGGGGTCAACCTCTGGATCACCAAGCTATGGAGCCGCGTGCGGGACTTCCTGAAGTGGTAG
- the PES1 gene encoding pescadillo homolog — translation MGGLEKKKYERGSATNYITRNRARKKLQLSLPDFRRLCILKGIYPHEPKHKKKVNKGSTAPRTFYLLKDIKFLLHEPIVNKFREYKVFVRKLRKAYGKSEWSTVDRLKDNKPSYKLDHIVKERYPTFVDALRDLDDALSMCFLFSTFPRTGKCHVQTIQLCRRLAVEFMNYVIASRSLRKVFLSIKGIYYQAEVLGQPVTWITPYTFAHDHPTDVDYRVMATFTEFYTTLLGFVNFRLYQSLNLVYPPKIDGQTDTELKPAEGTEYAMDSESYLEKLSALSASLARVLAPAHEDEVEMDEFPVEGETAEQMDARKQEQEALEKHKQLFEGLRFFLNREVPREPLAFVIRCFGGQVSWDKSLCIGATYDVTDPSITHHIVDRPRVEPQVVGRYYLQPQWVFDSVNAKLCLPVADYFPGVLLPPHLSPFVTEQEGDYVPPEKLKLLALQRGENPDDESEEEDEEEEEEEDDDKEEEEDESEKEEEMKLKKMEEQKTQSNKALPVKVTAGKVRLEDKQRLEQEQQSEEKRLAIMMMKKREKYLYKKIMFGKKRKVREANKLAAKRKAHDTAVKEEKKKSKKARRA, via the exons atgggcggGCTGGAGAAGAAGAAG TACGAGCGCGGATCCGCCACCAACTACATCACCCGCAACCGGGCGCGGAAGAAGCTGCAGCTGAGCCTGCCCGACTTCAG GCGTCTCTGTATCCTGAAGGGCATTTACCCCCATGAGCCCAAGCACAAGAAGAAGGTGAACAAAGGCTCCACCGCACCCAGAACCTTCTACCTCCTCAAGGACATCAAATTCCTCCTGCATGAGCCCATTGTCAACAAATTCCGGGAGTATAAG gtgTTTGTGCGGAAGCTGCGCAAGGCGTACGGAAAGAGTGAGTGGAGCACGGTTGACCGGCTGAAGGACAACAAACCCAGCTACAAGCTTGACCACATCGTGAAGGAGAG GTACCCGACGTTCGTGGACGCGCTGCGGGACCTGGACGATGCCCTGTCCATGTGCTTCCTCTTCTCCACCTTCCCGCGCACGGGCAAGTGCCACGTCCAGACCATCCAGCTTTGCCGGCGCCTGGCCGTGGAGTTCATGAACTATGTCATCGCCTCCCGCTCCCTGCGCAAG GTTTTCCTCTCCATCAAAGGCATCTACTACCAGGCCGAGGTGCTGGGCCAGCCCGTCACCTGGATCACCCCGTACACCTTCGCCCACGAC caccccacagATGTGGATTACCGGGTGATGGCCACCTTCACCGAGTTCTACACCACCTTGCTGGGCTTTGTGAACTTTCGCCTCTACCAGTCCCTCAACCTGGTCTATCCCCCCAAG ATCGATGGCCAGACTGACACTGAGCTGAAGCCCGCAGAGGGCACAGAATACGCCATGGATTCCGAGAGCTACCTGGAG AAGCTGTCGGCTCTGAGCGCCAGCCTGGCCCGTGTGCTGGCACCGGCCCACGAGGACGAGGTGGAGATGGACGAGTTCCCGGTGGAGGGG gagacGGCAGAGCAGATGGACGCgaggaagcaggagcaggaggcCCTGGAGAAGCACAAGCAGCTGTTCGAGGGGCTGCGCTTCTTCCTCAACAGGGAGGTGCCTCGAGAGCCACTGGCCTTCGTCATCCG GTGCTTTGGTGGCCAGGTCTCCTGGGACAAGTCCCTCTGCATCGGTGCCACCTATGACGTGACCGACCCCTCCATCACCCACCACATTGTCGACCGGCCCCGGGTGGAGCCGCAGGTTGTGGGCAG GTATTACCTGCAGCCGCAGTGGGTTTTCGACTCGGTCAATGCCAAGCTGTGTCTCCCCGTGGCCGATTATTTCCCCGGCGTGCTGCTGCCCCCACACCTCTCGCCCTTCGTGACGGAGCAGGAAGGAGACTACGTCCCTCCCGAGAAGCTGAAGCTGCTGGCCCTGCAGCGGGGCGAGAACCCAG ATGATGAgagtgaggaggaggatgaagaagaggaggaagaggaagatgacgataaagaggaggaggaagatgagtctgaaaaggaagaggagaTGAAATTAAAGAAGATGGAAGAGCAGAAGACTCAGAGTAACAAG GCGCTTCCCGTGAAGGTGACGGCCGGCAAGGTGCGGCTGGAGGACAAGCAGCgcctggagcaggagcagcaaagCGAGGAGAAGCGCCTGGCCATCATGATGatgaagaaaagggagaaataCCTCTACAAGAAGATCATGTTTGGCAAGAAGCGCAAAGTCCGAGAG GCGAACAAACTCGCTGCGAAGAGGAAAGCCCACGACACTGCCgtcaaagaggagaaaaagaaaagcaagaaggcGCGACGAGCATGA